A genome region from Thermomonospora amylolytica includes the following:
- the helR gene encoding RNA polymerase recycling motor ATPase HelR, with translation MSPLTTSAFDLPDHLAAKADPALIADDERHFAAIAECLEQSIAALSERLDAERRAPGGIGQAAMDRDMEIHRLTARLRTLRRFGLDLCLGRMVGADDPEPVYIGRLGLTDSAGRRLLLDWRSPAAEPFFGATHANPMGLASRRRYRWTNGRISDYWDEVFTSDGFEGHAALDDQSAFIASLGGHRSSRMRDVLGTIQADQDAIIRAGSSGALVVDGGPGTGKTVVALHRAAYLLYSDPRLGHRRGDVLFVGPHQPYLAYVSDVLPSLGEEGVQTCTLQDLVPEGAAAAIETDPDVARLKSSADMVKAIEKAVRFYENPPAKGMTVTTPWADVRLSPDDWAEAFEAPEPGTPHNEARDQILEELVTILMDKHDGDVPVDLLRKSLLRNRELLMALNSAWPLIEAADLVGDLWSVPAYLRMCAPWLTPAEIRKLQRTDAQAWTVSDLPLLDAARRRLGDPQASRRRRRHEAAVAAERERMARVVDDLIWTTSSRSPTTSTAWAWSRCCAARTSRTPWSTRPHCPAPTPTGSPARSRTSSWTRPRN, from the coding sequence GTGAGCCCCTTGACCACCAGTGCGTTCGACCTTCCCGACCATCTCGCCGCCAAGGCCGACCCGGCGCTGATCGCCGACGACGAGCGGCATTTCGCGGCCATCGCGGAGTGCCTCGAGCAGTCGATCGCCGCCCTGTCCGAGCGCCTCGACGCCGAGCGCAGGGCGCCCGGCGGCATCGGCCAGGCGGCGATGGACCGGGACATGGAGATTCACCGGCTGACCGCCCGTCTGCGCACTCTGCGCCGCTTCGGTCTGGACCTGTGCCTGGGACGCATGGTCGGCGCAGACGACCCCGAGCCCGTCTACATCGGACGGCTCGGCCTCACCGACAGCGCGGGTCGCCGGCTGCTGCTCGACTGGCGCTCCCCCGCGGCCGAGCCGTTCTTCGGCGCGACCCACGCCAACCCGATGGGCCTGGCGAGCCGCCGCAGGTATCGCTGGACCAACGGCCGGATCAGCGACTACTGGGACGAGGTGTTCACCTCCGACGGGTTCGAAGGGCACGCCGCGCTCGACGACCAGTCCGCCTTCATCGCCAGCCTGGGCGGCCACCGGTCGTCCCGGATGCGGGACGTGCTCGGCACCATCCAGGCCGACCAGGACGCCATCATCCGCGCGGGATCCAGCGGCGCCCTGGTCGTCGACGGCGGTCCGGGTACGGGGAAGACCGTCGTCGCCCTGCACCGCGCCGCCTACCTCCTCTACTCCGACCCCCGCCTCGGTCACCGCCGGGGCGACGTGCTGTTCGTCGGTCCGCACCAGCCCTACCTGGCCTATGTCTCCGACGTCCTCCCCAGCCTCGGGGAGGAGGGCGTGCAGACCTGCACCCTGCAGGACCTCGTTCCCGAGGGAGCCGCGGCGGCGATCGAGACCGACCCGGACGTGGCCCGCCTGAAGTCGTCCGCGGACATGGTGAAGGCGATCGAGAAGGCCGTCAGGTTCTACGAGAACCCGCCCGCCAAGGGGATGACGGTCACGACCCCCTGGGCCGACGTCCGGCTGAGCCCCGACGACTGGGCCGAGGCGTTCGAGGCACCGGAGCCCGGTACTCCGCACAACGAGGCGCGCGACCAGATCCTGGAGGAGCTGGTCACGATCCTGATGGACAAGCACGACGGCGACGTGCCGGTCGACCTGCTCCGCAAGTCGCTGCTGCGGAACAGGGAGCTGCTCATGGCCCTCAACAGCGCGTGGCCGCTGATCGAAGCGGCCGACCTCGTCGGGGACCTGTGGTCGGTACCCGCCTACCTGCGGATGTGCGCTCCCTGGCTCACCCCCGCCGAGATCCGGAAACTGCAGCGCACGGACGCCCAGGCGTGGACGGTGTCCGATCTGCCGCTCCTGGACGCGGCACGGAGGCGGCTCGGCGACCCGCAGGCGTCACGGCGCAGGCGTCGGCACGAGGCCGCCGTCGCCGCCGAGCGCGAGCGCATGGCCAGGGTCGTGGACGACCTCATCTGGACGACCTCATCCAGGTCGCCGACGACGAGTACGGCGTGGGCCTGGTCACGATGCTGCGCGGCGAGGACTTCCAGGACGCCCTGGTCGACGAGGCCGCACTGTCCAGCGCCGACCCCGACCGGCTCGCCGGCCCGTTCGCGCACATCGTCGTGGACGAGGCCCAGGAACTGA
- a CDS encoding shikimate kinase — protein sequence MHSAPYEGTSPDVWRERLRHVYWIGGGSGSGKSTIARRIADRYGMRLYDTDAVMPDHARRMSAEQAPYLGEFAAMDMDERWVARSPREMLETFHWFRGEGFDLIIEDLLALPADRPVVAEGFRLLPDLVQPLLTEVGHAMWLLATPRFRQAVFDGRGGPAWGFIAKTGDPRRALRNLLQRDALFTDRIAERTRRLGLHGLRVDSTVTEEDLARRVSAVFGLENQAITTWPQPPANP from the coding sequence ATGCACTCTGCACCGTACGAGGGGACTTCCCCCGACGTCTGGCGGGAGCGGTTGCGCCACGTCTACTGGATCGGCGGCGGCAGCGGATCCGGGAAATCCACCATCGCCCGGCGCATCGCCGACCGGTATGGGATGCGCCTGTACGACACCGACGCGGTCATGCCCGACCACGCCCGCCGCATGTCCGCGGAACAGGCTCCTTACCTGGGCGAGTTCGCCGCCATGGACATGGACGAGCGGTGGGTGGCCAGAAGCCCGCGCGAGATGCTCGAGACCTTCCACTGGTTCCGCGGCGAGGGATTCGACCTGATCATCGAAGACCTTCTCGCCCTCCCCGCCGACCGGCCGGTGGTCGCCGAGGGATTCCGGCTGCTGCCCGACCTCGTCCAACCCCTGCTCACCGAGGTGGGCCACGCCATGTGGCTGCTGGCGACCCCCCGGTTCCGTCAGGCGGTGTTCGACGGCCGTGGCGGCCCGGCATGGGGATTCATCGCCAAGACCGGCGACCCGCGGCGGGCGCTGCGGAACCTGCTCCAGCGCGACGCGCTGTTCACCGACCGGATCGCCGAGCGGACCCGGCGCCTGGGCCTCCACGGGCTCAGGGTGGATTCCACGGTCACCGAGGAGGATCTCGCACGGCGGGTCTCCGCGGTGTTCGGCCTTGAGAACCAGGCGATCACGACGTGGCCGCAGCCACCGGCGAATCCCTGA
- a CDS encoding FBP domain-containing protein, protein MRAITERDLRSCFVNCSKGDAKRLNLPKDFAQSPWDDLDFLGWRDPKAPDRAYLVAETGDRLTGIALRLASAPGKARGFNSTSLCSFCQTVHTGGGVALMSARRGGEAGKQGNTVGRYLCTDLACSLYVRGKKQTLLGDGHDDGVPLAEKIARIRANLDAFVASVVA, encoded by the coding sequence ATGCGAGCGATTACCGAACGCGACCTGCGGTCCTGCTTCGTCAACTGCTCCAAGGGCGACGCCAAGCGCCTCAACCTCCCCAAGGACTTCGCCCAGTCGCCCTGGGACGACCTCGACTTCCTCGGCTGGCGGGATCCCAAGGCCCCCGACCGCGCCTACCTGGTCGCCGAGACGGGCGACCGGCTCACCGGGATCGCGCTGCGACTCGCGTCCGCGCCCGGCAAGGCGCGCGGGTTCAACTCGACCAGCCTGTGCTCGTTCTGCCAGACCGTGCACACCGGCGGCGGTGTCGCGTTGATGAGCGCGCGGCGCGGCGGCGAGGCCGGCAAGCAGGGCAACACCGTCGGGCGGTACCTGTGCACCGACCTGGCCTGCTCCCTTTACGTTCGGGGCAAGAAGCAGACCCTGCTGGGCGACGGCCACGACGACGGTGTCCCCCTAGCGGAGAAGATCGCGCGCATCAGGGCCAACCTGGACGCCTTCGTCGCCTCGGTCGTCGCCTGA
- a CDS encoding RNA polymerase sigma factor has product MDEALLRTLTPTVIGVLVRRGADFAAAEDAVQEALVEALRVWADDPPRDAKGWLVTVAWHKFLDAARADSSRRRREELVEGEPAPGPGEAVDDTLQLYFLCAHPSLTPASAVALTLRAVGGLTTRQIAQAYLVPEATMAQRISRAKRTVSSVRFNQPGDVATVLRVLYLVFNEGYSGDVDLAAEAIRLTRRLAAKTEHEEVAGLLALMLLHHARRPARTGPDGRLVPLAEQDRSLWDTCLIAEGVAILQAALARDRLGEFQAQAAIAALHADARTAEETDWVQIVEWYDELVRLTGNPVARLNRAVAVGEADGPRAGLAALADLDPSLPRYAAATAYLHERDGDLATAARLYAEAARSAPNIPELDHLTRQAARLNAQLRGGTAT; this is encoded by the coding sequence GTGGACGAGGCCCTGCTACGGACTCTCACGCCCACGGTGATCGGCGTTCTCGTCCGCCGCGGTGCCGACTTCGCGGCGGCCGAGGACGCCGTGCAGGAAGCCCTGGTCGAGGCCCTGCGCGTGTGGGCGGACGATCCGCCGCGGGACGCCAAGGGCTGGCTGGTCACGGTGGCCTGGCACAAGTTCCTCGACGCCGCCCGCGCCGACAGCTCCCGGCGGCGCCGCGAGGAGCTCGTCGAGGGCGAGCCCGCCCCCGGCCCCGGCGAGGCGGTGGACGACACGCTCCAGCTGTACTTTCTGTGCGCGCACCCGTCCCTGACGCCGGCCTCGGCGGTCGCGCTCACGCTGCGCGCGGTCGGCGGCCTGACCACGCGCCAGATCGCGCAGGCCTACCTCGTGCCGGAGGCGACCATGGCCCAGCGCATCAGCCGGGCCAAGCGGACCGTCTCGTCCGTCCGGTTCAACCAGCCCGGTGACGTCGCCACGGTGCTGCGCGTGCTCTACCTCGTCTTCAACGAGGGCTACTCCGGCGACGTCGACCTCGCCGCCGAGGCGATCCGGCTCACCCGCCGGCTGGCGGCCAAGACCGAGCATGAGGAGGTGGCGGGCCTGCTCGCGCTCATGCTGCTCCACCACGCGCGGCGCCCGGCACGGACCGGCCCCGACGGCAGGCTCGTGCCTCTCGCCGAGCAGGACCGGAGCCTGTGGGACACCTGCCTGATCGCCGAGGGCGTGGCCATCCTCCAGGCGGCCCTCGCCCGCGACCGGCTCGGCGAATTCCAGGCCCAGGCCGCCATCGCCGCGCTCCACGCCGACGCCCGGACGGCGGAGGAGACCGACTGGGTCCAGATCGTCGAGTGGTACGACGAACTCGTGCGCCTCACCGGCAACCCGGTGGCCCGCCTCAACCGGGCCGTCGCGGTCGGCGAGGCCGACGGCCCGCGGGCCGGACTGGCCGCCCTGGCCGACCTCGACCCCTCGCTGCCCCGCTACGCCGCCGCCACGGCGTACCTGCACGAGCGGGACGGTGACCTGGCGACCGCGGCACGGCTCTACGCCGAAGCCGCCCGGTCGGCGCCCAACATCCCCGAACTCGACCACCTCACGCGCCAGGCCGCCCGGCTCAACGCGCAGCTGCGCGGTGGAACCGCGACGTGA
- a CDS encoding YciI family protein — protein MAKYLLLKHYRGAPAPANDVPMDQWTPEEISAHVKYMEDFARRLEETGEFVDTQALSPEGTFVRYGGEGRPPVTDGPFAETKDLIAGWMVIDVETYERALELAAELSAAPGAGGRPIHEWLEVRPFLTPPPTITE, from the coding sequence ATGGCCAAGTACCTGCTGCTCAAGCACTACCGGGGCGCCCCGGCACCGGCCAACGACGTGCCGATGGACCAGTGGACGCCGGAGGAGATCTCGGCGCACGTGAAGTACATGGAGGATTTCGCGCGCCGCCTGGAAGAGACGGGCGAGTTCGTCGATACCCAGGCGCTCTCCCCCGAGGGCACGTTCGTCCGCTACGGCGGCGAGGGACGGCCGCCGGTCACCGACGGCCCGTTCGCCGAGACCAAGGACCTGATCGCCGGCTGGATGGTGATCGACGTCGAGACCTACGAGCGGGCGCTCGAGCTGGCCGCCGAGCTGTCCGCCGCCCCGGGCGCCGGTGGGAGGCCGATCCACGAGTGGCTCGAGGTGCGCCCGTTCCTGACCCCGCCCCCGACCATCACGGAGTGA
- a CDS encoding pyridoxamine 5'-phosphate oxidase family protein: MDQNEITEILNRPLSQELLARDLTRLAYVAEDGTPRNIPIAFTWNGAEIVMCTSTNAPKLRSLRANPMVALTIDTEVHPPKILLIRGRAELDLVEGIPDEYLQMNGSYQMTPEQRAEWEAEVRSLYDGMVRIVVTPTWAKLIDFETTLPSAVEELVRQREERARA, encoded by the coding sequence ATGGACCAGAACGAGATCACCGAGATCCTGAACCGGCCGCTCAGCCAGGAGCTGCTGGCCCGTGACCTGACCCGCCTGGCCTACGTCGCCGAGGACGGCACACCGCGCAACATCCCGATCGCGTTCACCTGGAACGGCGCGGAGATCGTCATGTGCACCTCGACGAACGCGCCGAAGCTCCGGTCCCTGCGCGCGAACCCGATGGTCGCCCTGACCATCGACACCGAGGTGCACCCGCCGAAGATCCTGCTCATCCGCGGCCGGGCCGAGCTGGACCTCGTCGAGGGCATCCCGGACGAGTACCTGCAGATGAACGGCAGCTACCAGATGACGCCCGAGCAGCGGGCCGAGTGGGAGGCCGAGGTCCGCTCGCTCTACGACGGCATGGTCCGGATCGTCGTGACCCCGACGTGGGCGAAGCTGATCGACTTCGAGACGACGCTGCCGAGCGCGGTCGAGGAGCTGGTCCGGCAGCGGGAAGAGCGTGCGCGCGCCTGA
- a CDS encoding Gfo/Idh/MocA family oxidoreductase, which yields MALRVALIGYGTGGAFFHAPLIEAVPDLTLAAVVTGNPERQQAARTRHPDTTIIPTPDRLWDDADAYDLAVITAPNRHHVPLARAALDAGLPVVIDKPVAVTADQARGIADLAAERGLAAIPYHNRRWDGDFRTLRRLIADGALGHVQRLESRFERWRPTVKPGWKESADPADAGSILYDLGSHLIDQAIALFGRPTRVYAELDIRRPGALTHDDAFVALHHPGGTRTHLWMSATAADLGPRFRALGDRASYVTHGMDGQEDALRAGRTPLDEDWGLTPPSQYGHLGTPDDTRPVPTEPGGYQDFYIATAQALRGEAPPPVTMADAITGLEIIEAAFHSADSAELVDLEGK from the coding sequence ATGGCACTACGCGTCGCACTCATCGGCTACGGCACCGGCGGAGCGTTCTTCCACGCCCCCCTCATCGAGGCCGTACCCGACCTCACCCTGGCCGCCGTCGTCACCGGCAACCCCGAACGGCAGCAGGCCGCCCGCACCCGCCACCCGGACACCACGATCATCCCCACCCCCGACCGGCTCTGGGACGACGCCGACGCCTACGACCTCGCCGTCATCACCGCCCCCAACCGCCACCACGTCCCCCTCGCCCGCGCCGCCCTCGACGCCGGCCTGCCCGTCGTCATCGACAAACCCGTCGCCGTCACCGCCGACCAGGCCCGCGGCATCGCCGACCTCGCCGCCGAACGCGGACTGGCCGCCATCCCGTACCACAACCGCCGCTGGGACGGCGACTTCCGCACCCTCCGCCGCCTCATCGCCGACGGCGCCCTCGGCCACGTCCAGCGCCTCGAATCCCGCTTCGAACGCTGGCGCCCCACCGTCAAACCCGGCTGGAAGGAAAGCGCCGACCCCGCCGACGCCGGAAGCATCCTCTACGACCTCGGCTCCCACCTCATCGACCAGGCCATCGCCCTCTTCGGCCGCCCCACCCGCGTCTACGCCGAACTCGACATCCGCCGCCCCGGCGCCCTCACCCACGACGACGCCTTCGTCGCCCTCCACCACCCCGGCGGCACCCGCACCCACCTGTGGATGAGCGCCACCGCCGCCGACCTCGGCCCCCGCTTCCGAGCCCTGGGCGACCGCGCCTCCTACGTCACCCACGGCATGGACGGCCAGGAGGACGCGCTCCGCGCAGGCCGCACCCCGCTCGACGAAGACTGGGGGCTGACACCGCCGTCCCAGTACGGGCACCTCGGCACCCCCGACGACACCCGTCCCGTCCCCACAGAACCGGGCGGCTACCAGGACTTCTACATCGCCACAGCCCAAGCCCTACGCGGCGAGGCACCCCCACCCGTCACCATGGCCGACGCCATCACCGGCTTGGAAATCATCGAGGCGGCCTTCCACTCCGCTGATTCCGCTGAGCTTGTTGATCTTGAAGGCAAATAA
- a CDS encoding helix-turn-helix transcriptional regulator: protein MRADRLLTLLLLLQNRGRLTARQLAAELGVSLRTVYRDIDALSAAGVPVYADRGPDGGYRLLDGWRTRLTGLTTGEAHTLFLTGMPGPATELGLGADLATAQLKLLAALPPDLRTRAERIRERFHLDTRGWFHHPDHTPHLATAAQAVWDRRRIHIRYQRWRHPHEVTRTLDPLGLVLKAGRWYLIAHADDRTRTYRVARILDLTVLPDHFTPPDGFDLAAYWQDWAERFETDSYRDTATVRLSPRGRERAQHLLPPVMARAACDETATPDPDGWTTVTIPTESIRHAITEFLKLGADVEVLDPPGLRRTLAATAHALARLYPPPPDQP, encoded by the coding sequence GTGCGCGCCGACCGCCTCCTGACCCTCCTGCTCCTGCTGCAGAACCGCGGACGCCTCACCGCCCGCCAACTCGCCGCCGAACTCGGCGTCTCCCTGCGCACCGTCTACCGCGACATCGACGCCCTCTCGGCCGCCGGCGTCCCCGTCTACGCCGACCGCGGCCCCGACGGCGGCTACCGCCTCCTCGACGGCTGGCGCACCCGCCTCACCGGCCTCACCACCGGCGAAGCCCACACCCTCTTCCTCACCGGCATGCCCGGCCCCGCCACCGAACTCGGCCTCGGCGCCGACCTGGCCACCGCCCAACTCAAACTCCTCGCAGCCCTCCCACCCGACCTGCGCACCCGCGCCGAACGCATCCGCGAACGCTTCCACCTCGACACCCGCGGCTGGTTCCACCACCCCGACCACACACCCCACCTCGCCACCGCCGCCCAAGCCGTCTGGGACCGCCGCCGCATCCACATCCGCTACCAGCGCTGGCGACACCCCCACGAAGTCACCCGCACCCTCGACCCCCTCGGCCTCGTCCTCAAAGCCGGCCGCTGGTACCTCATCGCCCACGCCGACGACCGCACCCGCACCTACCGCGTCGCCCGCATCCTCGACCTCACCGTCCTCCCCGACCACTTCACCCCACCCGACGGCTTCGACCTCGCCGCCTACTGGCAGGACTGGGCCGAACGCTTCGAAACCGACTCCTACCGCGACACCGCCACCGTCCGCCTCTCCCCCCGAGGCCGCGAACGCGCCCAGCACCTCCTCCCACCCGTCATGGCCCGCGCCGCCTGCGACGAGACCGCCACCCCCGACCCCGACGGCTGGACGACCGTCACCATCCCCACCGAATCCATCCGGCACGCCATCACCGAATTCCTCAAACTCGGCGCCGACGTCGAAGTCCTCGACCCCCCCGGACTACGCCGCACCCTCGCCGCCACCGCCCACGCCCTCGCCCGCCTCTACCCCCCACCCCCCGACCAACCCTGA
- a CDS encoding isochorismate synthase produces the protein MKPAVDSPAPLTVRTVPVPDPGDLPARLPHRDALAWIHHGEGIVAWGQAARTTIPGGPDRFTRARAWLDDLFTTAHIDDPLGLPGTGPVAFGSFTFDPAAPGSVLIVPRHILGRRDGHAWLTTIGEPTGDPLTLAHPPTPPTGLRWSDGTLTAPAWQHAVATAVQRIRHGRLGKTVLARDLTVQAAQPIDPRVLLDRLTTRYPACFTFAVDGLIGATPELLIRRTGDHIDSLVLAGTLPRGATPADDHARAQRLLNSPKDRREHAYAADMVRDALTPLCADLHVPHRPEILTLPNVIHLASPVHGTLDKERSVLDVLAALHPTPAVCGTPTGPALDLIRELEAMDRGRYAGPVGWIDATGDGEWGIALRCAELDPADPTRARLFAGCGIVADSDPAAELAEAQAKFRPMREALQG, from the coding sequence GTGAAGCCCGCAGTGGACTCCCCCGCACCACTGACCGTCCGCACCGTCCCGGTCCCCGACCCCGGCGACCTGCCGGCCCGCCTCCCCCACCGCGACGCCCTCGCCTGGATCCACCACGGCGAAGGCATCGTCGCCTGGGGCCAGGCCGCCCGCACCACCATCCCCGGCGGACCCGACCGCTTCACCCGAGCCCGCGCCTGGCTCGACGACCTCTTCACCACCGCCCACATCGACGACCCCCTCGGCCTCCCCGGCACCGGACCCGTCGCCTTCGGCAGCTTCACCTTCGACCCCGCCGCCCCCGGCTCCGTCCTCATCGTCCCCCGCCACATCCTCGGCCGCCGCGACGGCCACGCCTGGCTCACCACCATCGGCGAACCCACCGGCGACCCCCTCACCCTCGCCCACCCCCCCACACCCCCCACCGGCCTGCGCTGGAGCGACGGCACCCTCACCGCCCCCGCCTGGCAGCACGCCGTCGCCACCGCCGTCCAGCGCATCCGCCACGGCCGCCTCGGCAAAACCGTCCTCGCCCGCGACCTCACCGTCCAGGCCGCCCAGCCCATCGACCCCCGCGTCCTCCTCGACCGCCTCACCACCCGCTACCCCGCCTGCTTCACCTTCGCCGTCGACGGACTCATCGGCGCCACCCCCGAACTCCTCATCCGCCGCACCGGCGACCACATCGACTCCCTCGTCCTCGCCGGCACCCTCCCCCGCGGCGCCACCCCCGCAGACGACCACGCCCGCGCCCAACGCCTCCTGAACTCCCCCAAAGACCGCCGCGAACACGCCTACGCCGCCGACATGGTCCGCGACGCCCTCACCCCCCTCTGCGCCGACCTGCACGTCCCCCACCGACCCGAGATCCTCACCCTCCCCAACGTCATCCACCTCGCCAGCCCCGTCCACGGCACCCTCGACAAAGAACGCTCCGTCCTCGACGTCCTCGCCGCCCTCCACCCCACCCCCGCCGTCTGCGGCACCCCCACCGGCCCCGCCCTCGACCTCATCCGCGAACTCGAAGCCATGGACCGCGGCCGCTACGCCGGCCCCGTCGGCTGGATCGACGCCACCGGCGACGGCGAATGGGGCATCGCCCTGCGCTGCGCCGAACTCGACCCCGCCGACCCCACCCGCGCCCGCCTCTTCGCCGGCTGCGGCATCGTCGCCGACTCCGACCCCGCCGCCGAACTCGCCGAAGCCCAGGCCAAATTCCGCCCCATGCGCGAAGCCCTCCAAGGCTGA
- a CDS encoding spermine/spermidine synthase domain-containing protein, translated as MDAAHQTVTVDRVHGTTGELVLRRTGPHHEIISNGVFLMDTRDGTSERLLVTAALDHHTPPATVLIGGLGVGFTLHAATRHPAAGTITVIEREPAVITWNRTHLRHHHDDALNDPRVHLHQADLHTWLHTTTDTYDAICIDTDNGPDWTVTDDNARLYHPQGLGLAAARLTPHGTLAVWSAAPSPAFEHRLRARFTHVTTRTVPTRHGPPDVIYLAHHPVAHTTPHIF; from the coding sequence ATGGACGCCGCACACCAAACGGTCACCGTCGACCGGGTCCACGGCACCACCGGTGAACTCGTCCTGCGCCGCACCGGCCCCCACCACGAGATCATCAGCAACGGCGTCTTCCTCATGGACACCCGCGACGGCACCTCCGAACGCCTCCTGGTCACCGCCGCCCTCGACCACCACACCCCACCCGCCACCGTCCTCATCGGCGGCCTCGGCGTCGGCTTCACCCTCCACGCCGCCACCCGCCACCCCGCCGCCGGCACCATCACCGTCATCGAACGCGAACCCGCCGTCATCACCTGGAACCGCACCCACCTGCGCCACCACCACGACGACGCCCTCAACGACCCCCGCGTCCACCTCCACCAGGCCGACCTGCACACCTGGCTGCACACCACCACCGACACCTACGACGCCATCTGCATCGACACCGACAACGGCCCCGACTGGACCGTCACCGACGACAACGCCCGCCTCTACCACCCCCAAGGACTCGGCCTCGCCGCCGCCCGCCTCACCCCCCACGGCACCCTCGCCGTCTGGAGCGCCGCCCCCTCACCCGCCTTCGAACACCGCCTCCGCGCCCGCTTCACCCACGTCACCACCCGCACCGTCCCCACCCGGCACGGCCCACCCGACGTCATCTACCTGGCACACCACCCCGTGGCCCACACCACACCGCACATCTTTTGA
- a CDS encoding DUF4267 domain-containing protein translates to MSLKNVNTVLATAVVLFTFYLGISFVLIPETQAPGFGLPNWPSGDGGGFLNVKGNRENAMGLAMGVLLVTGHRRALGWVLLMVAAAPFGDMITVLAHHGSMAAAFGVHGLTSVLIAVTGLLILRETSKAQEAAAQPA, encoded by the coding sequence ATGTCGCTGAAGAACGTCAACACCGTCCTGGCCACCGCCGTCGTCCTGTTCACCTTCTACCTCGGGATCTCCTTCGTCCTGATCCCGGAGACGCAAGCCCCGGGCTTCGGCCTGCCGAACTGGCCCTCTGGCGACGGCGGCGGCTTCCTCAACGTGAAGGGCAACCGCGAAAACGCGATGGGCCTGGCCATGGGCGTCCTGCTGGTGACGGGCCACCGCCGCGCCCTGGGCTGGGTCCTGCTGATGGTGGCCGCCGCCCCGTTCGGCGACATGATCACCGTCCTGGCCCACCACGGCTCCATGGCCGCCGCGTTCGGCGTCCACGGCCTGACCTCGGTACTGATCGCGGTCACCGGCCTGCTGATCCTCCGCGAGACCAGCAAGGCCCAGGAGGCCGCCGCGCAGCCCGCCTGA
- a CDS encoding hemerythrin domain-containing protein: MSVNTQDMKIVHRVLRRESRLLVELVAAVAPGDTARAKVTADHFRVYRLGLHHHHEGEDELLWPPLLSRVDLEADIVLRMKAQHERVAATLTRLDTAVPGWEATAGADERDALVAALSEHRAVLLEHLDDEEATLLPLAAEHITEQEWASLGDHLVNNTPKLTLLTLFGAVLEDADPAERALVLRGLPAPARVIWHLIGRPRYARHIRRVRG; the protein is encoded by the coding sequence ATGAGCGTCAACACCCAGGACATGAAGATCGTCCACCGCGTGCTCCGCCGCGAGTCACGGCTGCTGGTGGAGCTCGTCGCGGCCGTCGCCCCGGGTGACACCGCCCGCGCCAAGGTGACCGCCGACCACTTCCGCGTCTACCGGCTGGGCCTGCACCACCATCACGAGGGCGAGGACGAGCTGCTGTGGCCGCCGCTGCTGTCCCGGGTGGACCTGGAGGCCGACATCGTGCTGCGCATGAAGGCCCAGCACGAACGCGTCGCGGCCACCCTGACCAGGCTGGACACCGCGGTCCCCGGCTGGGAGGCCACCGCCGGGGCCGACGAACGCGACGCACTCGTGGCGGCCCTGTCCGAGCACCGCGCGGTCCTGCTGGAACACCTCGACGACGAGGAGGCCACCCTCCTGCCGCTCGCGGCCGAGCACATCACCGAGCAGGAGTGGGCCTCCCTGGGCGACCACCTGGTGAACAACACCCCCAAGCTCACTCTGCTCACGCTCTTCGGCGCCGTCCTGGAAGACGCCGACCCGGCCGAGCGCGCCCTCGTCCTGCGCGGCCTTCCCGCCCCGGCCCGCGTCATCTGGCACCTCATCGGCCGCCCCCGCTACGCCCGCCACATCCGCCGTGTCCGCGGCTGA